A stretch of Bacillus pseudomycoides DNA encodes these proteins:
- a CDS encoding YdiU family protein: MEKKTEIKETGWNFDNSYARLPESFFTKLAPTPVRSPKLVILNDSLATSLGLNVETLKSEEGVTVLAGNKVPEDASPLAQAYAGHQFGHFNMLGDGRALLISEQIIPSGERFDIQLKGSGRTPYSRRGDGRAALGPMLREYIISEAMYALGIPTTRSLAVVTTGESILRETALPGAVLTRVASSHIRVGTFQYAAASGSVEDLKALADYTIKRHFPAIQSDEKPYLALLQEVMKQQASLIAKWQLVGFIHGVMNTDNMTISGETIDYGPCAFMDEYDPATVFSSIDTQGRYAYGNQPYIGVWNLARFAESLLPLLHEDEEQAVKLAQDSLSTFGVLYEKHWLTGMRAKLGIFNEEAQDKTLIDELLKIMEKYRTDYTNTFIALTFGTHNDNDLFKSQEFTKWNEKWQERLSRQQESNSSSHQLMRDNNPAIIPRNHRVEEALDAAVQQGDYSVMEQLLTVLSNPYAHSSEQAEYATLPTPSSKPYRTFCGT, encoded by the coding sequence ATGGAAAAGAAAACAGAAATAAAAGAAACTGGATGGAACTTTGATAACAGTTATGCTCGTCTACCCGAATCATTTTTTACAAAGCTCGCTCCAACGCCCGTACGTTCACCAAAGTTAGTCATTCTTAACGATTCTTTGGCAACATCTTTAGGATTAAACGTAGAGACGCTTAAAAGCGAAGAAGGTGTAACTGTGCTTGCCGGTAACAAAGTACCTGAAGATGCTTCCCCTCTGGCCCAAGCATATGCTGGGCATCAATTCGGACACTTTAACATGCTAGGAGACGGCCGTGCGCTCCTAATCAGTGAACAGATTATCCCTTCAGGCGAGCGATTTGATATTCAATTAAAGGGTTCTGGTAGAACGCCATATTCCCGCCGAGGGGATGGCCGCGCCGCACTTGGACCAATGCTCCGTGAATATATTATCAGTGAAGCAATGTATGCACTCGGTATTCCTACTACTCGTAGTCTCGCTGTGGTAACAACAGGTGAGTCAATCTTGCGCGAAACTGCTTTACCAGGTGCAGTCTTGACACGTGTAGCCAGCAGCCATATACGCGTCGGCACATTTCAATACGCAGCAGCAAGCGGGTCAGTTGAGGATCTTAAAGCTTTAGCTGATTATACGATTAAACGTCATTTTCCAGCTATTCAATCAGATGAAAAACCATATTTAGCGCTACTTCAAGAAGTGATGAAGCAACAAGCAAGCCTAATTGCAAAATGGCAACTCGTCGGCTTTATTCACGGAGTGATGAATACCGACAACATGACCATTAGCGGAGAAACCATAGATTACGGCCCATGTGCTTTTATGGATGAATATGATCCGGCAACAGTATTCAGTTCCATTGATACACAAGGACGATATGCCTATGGCAACCAGCCTTATATTGGCGTTTGGAATCTTGCCCGATTTGCAGAATCTTTATTGCCACTGCTACATGAAGACGAGGAACAAGCTGTCAAACTAGCTCAAGATAGCCTCTCAACATTTGGTGTACTATATGAAAAACATTGGCTTACTGGAATGAGAGCAAAACTAGGCATATTTAATGAAGAAGCACAAGATAAAACTCTTATTGATGAACTTCTTAAGATAATGGAGAAATATCGCACAGACTATACGAATACCTTCATTGCATTAACTTTTGGTACACATAACGATAACGATTTGTTTAAAAGTCAAGAATTTACGAAGTGGAATGAAAAATGGCAAGAACGATTAAGCAGACAGCAGGAATCAAACTCTTCTTCACATCAGTTGATGCGGGACAACAATCCTGCGATCATTCCACGAAACCACCGCGTGGAGGAAGCATTAGATGCGGCAGTACAACAAGGAGACTATAGTGTGATGGAGCAACTGCTTACGGTTCTTTCAAATCCTTATGCTCATTCATCCGAACAAGCTGAATATGCTACATTGCCTACACCATCATCTAAACCTTATCGAACTTTTTGTGGTACGTGA
- a CDS encoding FMN-binding negative transcriptional regulator — translation MYIPKYFDIKDEKTKYEIIEQNSFATLFSQHNGAPYATHLPLLLNRNERILYGHFARSNEQWKDMENQEVLAVFQGPHCYISPSWYETNKAVPTWNYVAVHVYGEMEIVDDEQELIGSLRDLVNTYENQESTYSLDEVEPSYIEGLSKGIVGFKIKINRIEGKWKLSQNHAVERQELVVEQLEQIDSEDHKGIAMLMKENLIKGEG, via the coding sequence ATGTACATACCAAAATACTTCGATATAAAAGATGAAAAAACGAAATATGAAATCATTGAACAAAATAGCTTTGCAACACTATTTTCTCAGCATAATGGAGCACCATATGCAACGCATCTTCCTTTACTATTAAATAGAAATGAGCGTATTCTATATGGTCACTTTGCCCGTTCAAATGAACAATGGAAAGACATGGAGAATCAAGAGGTACTTGCGGTTTTCCAAGGGCCGCATTGCTATATTTCTCCATCATGGTATGAAACAAACAAAGCTGTTCCAACTTGGAACTATGTAGCAGTTCATGTATATGGTGAAATGGAAATTGTAGATGATGAACAAGAATTAATTGGTTCTCTTCGTGATTTAGTAAATACATATGAGAATCAGGAGAGCACCTATTCGTTAGATGAAGTGGAACCTAGCTATATTGAAGGATTAAGTAAAGGGATTGTAGGGTTTAAAATAAAGATTAATAGGATTGAGGGGAAATGGAAACTAAGTCAAAATCATGCAGTGGAGCGACAAGAATTAGTTGTGGAGCAACTTGAACAAATTGATAGTGAGGATCATAAAGGGATTGCTATGTTGATGAAAGAAAATCTTATAAAGGGTGAAGGGTGA
- a CDS encoding quinone oxidoreductase, which yields MKALCFKEFGNADVLQYQEVSDPAIKPNEILVRTKAIGLNFADIYRRRGNYHLVGKPPYILGYEGSGIVEKVGAEVTDVTIGDRIAFADVPFANAELVAVPKEKAIPLPGSISFETASSVLLQGLTAHYLTQDSYKVKVGDFVLVHAAAGGVGQLLIQMIKMHGAQVIGLTSSKEKAEAAYSAGADHVFLYSTPWRENVLKITKDHGVDVVYESIGSTLEESFKATKIGGTVVFYGMAGGDPTPVDPRMLMDTSKTLTGGDLWNVLTTYEERKSRSSQLFDWITAGKLHIQNPTTFALENGAEAHRLLESRKSTGKILLIP from the coding sequence ATGAAAGCACTTTGTTTCAAAGAATTCGGAAATGCGGATGTATTACAATATCAAGAAGTATCAGATCCGGCTATAAAACCAAATGAAATTCTTGTTCGCACAAAAGCAATTGGCTTAAACTTCGCTGATATATATAGACGTAGAGGTAACTATCACCTCGTTGGTAAACCTCCTTATATATTAGGATATGAAGGTTCAGGAATTGTAGAGAAAGTTGGTGCTGAAGTTACCGATGTTACGATTGGAGACCGCATTGCATTTGCTGATGTACCATTCGCAAATGCAGAGTTAGTAGCTGTTCCAAAAGAAAAAGCAATTCCACTCCCGGGCTCTATTTCCTTTGAGACAGCGTCTTCTGTTTTATTACAAGGGTTAACAGCGCATTACTTGACACAAGACAGCTATAAAGTAAAAGTCGGTGATTTTGTTTTAGTTCACGCGGCAGCTGGAGGGGTTGGTCAACTTCTCATTCAAATGATTAAAATGCATGGCGCACAAGTCATTGGTCTTACTTCATCTAAAGAAAAAGCAGAAGCTGCCTATTCCGCTGGAGCGGACCATGTATTTTTATATTCAACACCATGGCGTGAGAATGTGCTAAAAATCACAAAAGATCATGGCGTAGATGTGGTATACGAATCAATAGGTTCTACATTAGAAGAGAGCTTTAAAGCTACAAAAATCGGTGGTACCGTCGTATTTTACGGAATGGCCGGTGGTGATCCAACTCCTGTTGATCCGCGAATGCTGATGGATACTTCAAAAACTTTAACTGGCGGAGATCTTTGGAACGTACTCACAACGTATGAAGAACGCAAAAGCCGTTCAAGCCAACTATTTGATTGGATTACCGCTGGAAAATTACATATCCAAAATCCAACCACTTTCGCTCTAGAAAACGGTGCTGAAGCACATCGATTATTGGAAAGTCGAAAAAGTACAGGGAAAATTTTATTAATACCTTGA
- the pepF gene encoding oligoendopeptidase F, with protein sequence MTEFKNRMDVSDHEKWDLTDIYKTIENWENDYQKIETLTEDLKKCNGTIHDGQSLLAYLTKSEEISSLFNLVYAYARLQSDLDTRNIEAQSLVDKASQLHVKISAARSFFSPFLLSIDEKTLHSYVEENEGLQYYKDDLFELYRYKKHVLNKDKEEILSQMGEALSSPQQTYGMLNNADIAFGEVTTDDGNKVSLTRGMYSKLIKDENRDKRKEAYKAYYQPYVQLKNSIASTLAAAIKNNVTISKIRNYPSALEKSLFSDMVPKEVYDNLIHTTKKNIASLHTYNHLRKKKLQLDELRQYDLNVDLVKGVKQEIPYDEAFEIMLTSLSPLGEEYLQTLRGFKDKRYIDVRELPGKRSGAYNFGVYGVHPFILLNHNDDLNSLFTLTHECGHGMHTYYSHKFQPRISAHYSIFVAEVASTVNEVLLIHHLLKEAKDIDVRKHLINHFIDQFKGTFFTQVMFAEFEKITHEMAHQGKPLNAQAFNDVYENLFREYNGDTLVFDEEVKYGWARIPHFYRPFYVYKYATGFASAIQIAEQLLSGDPIAQQNYIEFLKGGSSDYPLNLLKKTGVDLTTPQPIESALDRFNKLVEEFSSL encoded by the coding sequence ATGACAGAATTTAAAAATAGAATGGATGTATCCGATCACGAAAAGTGGGATTTAACGGATATTTATAAAACGATTGAAAACTGGGAAAACGACTACCAAAAAATCGAAACATTAACAGAGGATTTAAAAAAATGTAATGGGACTATCCATGATGGTCAAAGCCTACTTGCCTATCTTACGAAAAGTGAAGAAATATCAAGTTTGTTTAATTTAGTTTATGCTTATGCAAGACTGCAATCAGACCTTGATACACGTAATATAGAAGCACAGTCCCTTGTAGATAAAGCATCGCAGTTACATGTTAAAATAAGTGCTGCTCGTTCCTTCTTCTCACCATTTTTACTGAGTATCGATGAGAAAACATTACATTCTTATGTAGAGGAAAACGAAGGCTTACAATATTATAAAGATGACTTATTCGAGTTATATCGATATAAAAAACATGTTTTAAACAAAGATAAAGAAGAAATCTTATCACAAATGGGCGAGGCTCTTTCCTCTCCTCAACAAACATACGGAATGCTCAATAATGCAGATATAGCATTTGGAGAAGTTACAACCGATGATGGAAATAAAGTAAGTTTAACACGCGGCATGTACTCAAAATTAATAAAAGATGAAAACAGAGATAAGAGAAAAGAAGCTTACAAAGCATACTATCAACCATATGTACAGCTAAAAAACTCTATCGCTTCCACTTTAGCAGCGGCTATTAAAAACAATGTTACCATTTCAAAAATTAGAAATTACCCATCGGCTTTAGAAAAATCTCTATTTAGTGATATGGTTCCAAAAGAAGTATATGATAATTTAATTCATACAACTAAAAAGAACATTGCATCTCTACATACATATAATCATTTACGAAAAAAGAAATTACAATTAGATGAATTAAGACAATATGATCTAAATGTTGATTTAGTAAAAGGTGTAAAGCAAGAGATTCCCTATGATGAAGCATTTGAAATCATGCTTACGTCCCTTTCTCCACTCGGTGAAGAATATCTTCAAACGCTTCGAGGTTTTAAAGATAAACGTTATATAGATGTAAGAGAATTACCTGGAAAACGTTCGGGTGCCTATAATTTTGGCGTATATGGTGTTCACCCGTTTATTTTGTTAAATCATAATGACGACTTAAATAGTCTCTTTACACTTACTCATGAATGTGGGCATGGTATGCATACGTATTATTCACATAAGTTTCAGCCGAGAATCTCTGCTCATTATTCAATCTTTGTCGCAGAAGTCGCTTCAACAGTAAATGAAGTGCTACTAATTCACCATTTATTAAAAGAAGCGAAAGATATAGACGTACGCAAACATTTAATCAATCACTTTATTGATCAATTTAAAGGAACTTTCTTTACACAAGTTATGTTTGCTGAATTTGAAAAAATTACGCACGAAATGGCACATCAAGGTAAACCATTAAATGCCCAAGCATTTAATGATGTATATGAAAACTTGTTTAGAGAATACAATGGGGATACACTCGTATTCGACGAAGAAGTAAAATATGGCTGGGCTAGAATCCCTCATTTTTACCGACCATTTTACGTTTACAAATACGCTACTGGATTTGCTTCTGCAATTCAAATTGCAGAACAACTTTTAAGCGGCGATCCTATCGCTCAGCAAAATTATATCGAATTCTTAAAAGGTGGAAGTTCAGATTATCCACTCAATCTTTTAAAGAAAACTGGAGTAGATTTAACAACACCACAACCAATTGAAAGTGCATTAGATCGTTTTAATAAACTAGTTGAAGAATTTTCATCACTGTAA
- a CDS encoding LysR family transcriptional regulator: MEIKQLITFKTAAENLNFTQTAKILNFAQSSVTAQIKALEAEIETALFERLGKRIFLTEAGRKFLVYADKMITLSYEAKMVVKDEETTSGTLVIGAQESQCTYRLPAILKEFKLKFPQIKLIFKPAHSNEAVKEQLMEGELDLAFILDECKIEDALHVESLVREELKIVAFPNHPLLEKSIICTKDLESETLLLTELGCSYRTIFEELFRAEDVYPANKIEFVSVEAIKQCVIAGLGIAVLPAMVVEKDIQQGSMKELVLENAIAPIFTQIAWHKDKWITLPLQQFIDVTRVSIEK, encoded by the coding sequence GTGGAGATAAAACAATTAATCACATTCAAAACAGCGGCTGAAAATTTGAACTTTACGCAGACAGCAAAAATATTGAATTTTGCTCAATCAAGTGTGACGGCACAAATAAAAGCATTGGAAGCTGAGATTGAAACAGCATTGTTCGAACGATTAGGAAAACGTATTTTTCTGACCGAAGCAGGACGGAAATTTCTAGTGTATGCGGATAAAATGATTACGTTAAGTTATGAAGCGAAAATGGTTGTGAAAGATGAGGAAACAACATCTGGTACATTAGTAATTGGTGCACAAGAAAGTCAATGTACATATCGGCTTCCTGCAATTTTAAAGGAATTTAAGCTGAAATTTCCGCAAATAAAACTGATATTCAAACCTGCTCATTCAAATGAAGCTGTAAAAGAGCAACTGATGGAGGGGGAACTTGATTTAGCCTTTATTTTAGATGAATGTAAAATAGAAGATGCTTTGCATGTAGAGTCGTTAGTTCGAGAAGAATTGAAAATAGTAGCATTTCCTAATCATCCTTTACTTGAAAAATCTATAATCTGTACAAAGGATTTAGAAAGTGAAACACTTTTGTTAACAGAACTTGGTTGTTCTTATCGTACTATATTTGAGGAACTATTCCGTGCAGAAGATGTATATCCTGCAAATAAAATTGAGTTTGTCAGCGTGGAAGCAATTAAACAATGTGTAATTGCGGGCTTAGGCATAGCGGTTTTACCAGCAATGGTAGTGGAAAAAGATATACAACAAGGTTCAATGAAGGAGTTAGTTTTAGAGAATGCAATCGCTCCTATTTTTACACAAATTGCGTGGCATAAAGATAAATGGATCACTTTGCCCCTGCAGCAATTCATAGATGTAACAAGAGTGTCAATAGAAAAGTAA
- a CDS encoding arylamine N-acetyltransferase, protein MTDLQKQFFSRVNIEAKESISFEELNEILYAMAQAIPFENLDIIQGTVKEISRENLQEKILVNNRGGLCYELNPTMYYFLKDCGFDVHLVSGTVYYAASNTWAVDSGHVATVLKHNAELYLIEVGFGSNLPLLPVPFTGEIVHSVTGDYRIRKETTPKGNYILEMKKNKEFLKQDSSQDWTLGYAFYIEAVDERKLNEAQKTIVEHTDSPFNTVPLTVKLTSDGHATLSKDSFTVTRQGKQSKIEITKEQYADLLYATFGIQL, encoded by the coding sequence ATGACAGATCTCCAAAAACAATTCTTCTCTAGAGTGAATATAGAAGCAAAGGAATCTATTTCATTTGAAGAGTTAAATGAAATTCTTTATGCAATGGCACAAGCAATTCCATTTGAAAATTTGGATATTATTCAAGGTACAGTAAAAGAGATTTCAAGAGAAAATCTCCAAGAAAAAATCTTAGTGAACAACCGTGGTGGTCTTTGTTACGAGTTAAATCCCACGATGTATTACTTCCTTAAAGATTGCGGTTTTGATGTTCACTTAGTATCAGGAACAGTTTATTATGCCGCTTCTAATACTTGGGCTGTTGATTCAGGCCATGTGGCAACTGTTTTAAAACATAATGCTGAACTTTATTTAATTGAAGTCGGTTTCGGTTCAAACCTTCCTCTTTTACCTGTTCCCTTCACCGGTGAGATTGTTCATTCCGTTACTGGTGACTATCGCATCAGAAAAGAAACAACTCCAAAAGGAAACTATATTTTAGAGATGAAAAAAAACAAAGAATTTCTAAAACAGGATTCTTCTCAAGATTGGACATTAGGTTACGCATTTTATATAGAAGCAGTTGACGAAAGAAAATTAAATGAAGCACAAAAAACAATTGTAGAACATACAGACTCTCCTTTTAATACAGTACCTCTTACCGTAAAACTAACTTCTGACGGGCATGCTACTCTCTCAAAAGATAGTTTTACAGTAACCAGACAAGGAAAACAGAGTAAAATAGAGATTACAAAAGAGCAATATGCAGACCTATTGTACGCAACATTCGGTATACAATTATAA
- a CDS encoding GNAT family N-acetyltransferase, whose translation MNIKIRQELEKDYNRAEEVVKQAFLNEAFSDQKEHELVNRIRKSDAFIPELSLVAVDKEIVGHVLLSKIKIVDGDKSVESLALAPVSVASEYQKKGIGSLLISNVLRKAKELGYHSVIVLGHKDYYPKFGFKPASLWHIRSPFEVPDEVFMAMELTENALQNVQGVVQYSEAFSE comes from the coding sequence ATGAATATAAAGATTAGACAAGAACTTGAGAAAGATTATAACAGGGCAGAAGAGGTTGTAAAACAAGCATTTTTAAATGAAGCATTTAGCGATCAGAAAGAACATGAACTTGTAAATCGTATTAGAAAATCTGATGCGTTTATTCCAGAATTATCATTAGTGGCGGTAGATAAAGAAATTGTCGGTCACGTCCTATTATCTAAAATTAAAATAGTAGATGGTGATAAATCGGTGGAATCATTGGCCCTTGCTCCAGTATCTGTTGCGTCAGAGTATCAGAAAAAGGGAATTGGAAGCCTGTTGATTTCGAATGTATTAAGAAAAGCAAAGGAGCTCGGCTATCATTCTGTAATTGTGCTTGGACATAAAGATTATTATCCGAAATTTGGTTTTAAACCAGCTAGTCTATGGCATATACGTTCGCCATTTGAGGTGCCAGATGAAGTGTTTATGGCTATGGAGTTAACGGAGAATGCGCTTCAAAATGTGCAAGGTGTTGTTCAATATTCGGAAGCTTTTTCTGAGTAG
- a CDS encoding serine hydrolase translates to MFKRCLIVCFIIAIFCLSVYMLMQTNKNKTQTLKVFSDSNSKIENDKPKVNTEKRTRYELVAEKLDQYLKEKGFNGTVLVTDRNHVILRKGYGYANMKDKVLTTPRTKYRIGSITKTVVAVSILQLQEKGKLNIEDNVNKYIPSFPADKNITLRHLLTHTSGLPEQGKGKVDAASHERLVKWIGSQNLEFPAGTGWRYTDYNYMVLAYIVEQISNQPLAEYVKEHVFTPVGMHESGMGTKFPGDIFFAEGYTKKGNEFVSAPSLRMNWLYGCGEMYTTVEDMKRLDEAIMTGKLLSKQSLSDMFTVSPARKYGFSFYMYPDYYHNHGVLAGWNTFNNFNWDKRIFVILFSNVQNGMSDAFNQEFRKMAKDLLEEK, encoded by the coding sequence ATGTTTAAGAGATGTTTAATCGTTTGCTTTATTATCGCAATTTTTTGCTTAAGTGTATATATGTTAATGCAAACAAATAAAAATAAGACACAAACATTAAAAGTATTTTCAGATTCTAATAGTAAAATAGAAAATGATAAGCCAAAAGTAAATACGGAGAAGCGTACCCGTTATGAGCTTGTAGCGGAAAAATTAGACCAATATTTAAAAGAAAAAGGGTTTAATGGGACCGTGCTTGTGACGGATAGAAATCATGTGATTTTACGAAAAGGGTATGGCTATGCGAATATGAAGGATAAAGTTTTAACAACGCCAAGAACAAAATATCGTATTGGTTCAATCACTAAGACAGTAGTCGCAGTATCTATATTACAGCTGCAAGAAAAAGGGAAATTAAATATAGAAGATAATGTGAATAAATATATCCCTTCATTCCCAGCGGATAAAAATATTACTTTAAGGCACTTATTAACGCATACATCTGGACTACCAGAGCAAGGGAAGGGGAAGGTGGATGCGGCATCACACGAAAGATTAGTAAAATGGATCGGTTCACAAAATCTTGAATTTCCTGCCGGGACAGGCTGGAGATATACAGACTATAATTATATGGTCCTTGCTTATATTGTAGAACAAATTTCGAATCAACCATTAGCTGAATATGTAAAAGAACATGTTTTTACTCCAGTTGGAATGCATGAATCTGGTATGGGGACAAAGTTCCCTGGGGATATATTTTTCGCAGAAGGTTATACAAAGAAAGGTAATGAATTCGTATCTGCTCCTAGCCTAAGAATGAACTGGTTATACGGTTGTGGTGAGATGTATACAACTGTAGAAGATATGAAGAGGTTAGATGAAGCAATTATGACGGGCAAACTACTTTCGAAACAAAGTTTATCAGATATGTTCACTGTATCACCTGCAAGGAAATATGGATTTAGTTTTTATATGTATCCAGATTATTACCACAACCACGGTGTATTAGCTGGATGGAATACATTTAATAATTTTAATTGGGATAAGCGAATTTTTGTCATTCTTTTCTCGAATGTTCAAAACGGGATGAGTGATGCATTTAATCAGGAATTTCGAAAGATGGCAAAAGATTTATTAGAAGAAAAATGA
- a CDS encoding endonuclease MutS2: MNQMIFEKLQYNELKEIVKSYCVSGLGKQLLDKLEPSANIKVVKNRLNETTEARAILDAEGHVPFLGISNIDSTIPKLEKGMILDPTELVSVSDFLRGCRKVKKFMLDKEFFAPVLAAYANSMTEFKSVEEEINFSIKGNNVDSAASKELKRIRNSIDSVEGKIKERLNKFLNSSTNKKYIQEFFISKKDDRYTIPVKASYKNQVAGTIVEVSSKGSTVFIEPNTVTKLNVELASLKAEEAMEEYQILATLSGMILEDIYNIKINMELISQYDMVFAKAKCSKHIGGIAPKLNDYGYVKLVRCKHPLLSGEVVPLHFEIGQNYRSLIITGPNAGGKTIVLKTIGLVTLATMSGFHIAADKETEIAVFEHVFVDIGDNQSIENALSTFSSHMKNLSEIMRVSNNNTLLLFDEIGSGTEPNEGAALAISILEEFYHMGCITVATTHYGEIKRFSEMHIDFMNAAMLFNSETLEPMYKLMIGKSGESNALWISRKMNVRENVLQRAKGYMENKEYRLERLNESRIRKPKVVQEKIEEKHEYEKGDRVKLLDYDDFGIVYKEKDNFFNVVVFYNDQFIEVNVKRISLEVQGKELYPEGYDLDTLFVDYKERKMQHDIERGSKKALRKIQKEIRKNRG, encoded by the coding sequence TTGAATCAAATGATTTTTGAAAAGTTGCAATATAACGAGTTGAAGGAAATCGTTAAATCGTATTGTGTGAGTGGGTTAGGAAAGCAGTTGTTAGATAAATTGGAGCCTAGCGCAAATATCAAAGTAGTGAAAAATCGTTTAAATGAAACAACGGAAGCACGAGCGATATTAGATGCAGAAGGGCATGTACCGTTTTTGGGAATTTCTAATATCGATAGTACAATCCCAAAATTAGAAAAGGGAATGATTTTGGATCCAACTGAGCTAGTTAGTGTATCAGATTTTTTAAGAGGCTGTCGAAAGGTTAAAAAATTTATGCTGGATAAAGAATTTTTCGCACCAGTATTAGCAGCGTATGCGAATTCAATGACTGAATTCAAAAGTGTGGAAGAAGAAATTAATTTTTCGATTAAAGGAAATAACGTCGATTCTGCTGCAAGTAAAGAATTAAAGCGAATTCGAAATAGCATCGATTCAGTAGAGGGGAAAATTAAGGAACGGTTAAATAAATTTTTAAATAGTAGTACAAATAAAAAGTATATTCAAGAATTCTTTATTAGTAAAAAAGACGATCGATATACGATTCCAGTGAAAGCGTCCTATAAAAATCAAGTTGCAGGAACAATTGTTGAAGTTTCTTCTAAAGGCTCTACCGTTTTTATAGAACCAAATACTGTTACAAAATTAAACGTGGAATTAGCCAGTTTAAAAGCGGAAGAAGCGATGGAAGAGTATCAAATATTAGCTACTTTATCAGGAATGATCTTAGAGGACATTTATAACATTAAGATTAATATGGAGCTGATTAGTCAATATGATATGGTGTTTGCAAAAGCGAAGTGTAGTAAACATATTGGCGGGATAGCACCGAAATTGAATGATTATGGGTATGTAAAGTTAGTGCGTTGTAAGCATCCGCTTTTATCAGGGGAAGTTGTACCACTTCATTTTGAAATTGGGCAAAATTATCGAAGCTTAATTATTACGGGACCAAATGCTGGGGGAAAAACGATTGTGCTCAAAACAATTGGTTTAGTAACATTAGCGACAATGTCAGGGTTTCATATTGCAGCAGACAAGGAAACAGAGATTGCTGTTTTTGAACATGTCTTTGTAGACATTGGCGATAATCAAAGTATAGAAAATGCGCTAAGTACATTTTCATCTCATATGAAAAACCTTTCAGAAATTATGAGAGTATCAAATAATAATACGCTGCTACTATTTGATGAAATAGGAAGTGGTACGGAGCCGAATGAAGGAGCTGCACTTGCGATTTCTATTTTAGAAGAATTTTATCATATGGGTTGTATAACTGTCGCGACTACGCATTATGGCGAGATTAAACGATTTTCAGAAATGCATATTGATTTTATGAATGCCGCGATGCTATTTAATAGTGAAACGTTGGAACCGATGTATAAGTTAATGATAGGGAAATCGGGAGAGAGCAACGCCTTATGGATTTCTAGAAAAATGAACGTGCGAGAAAACGTACTGCAAAGAGCGAAAGGTTATATGGAAAATAAAGAGTATCGTTTAGAGAGACTGAATGAAAGCAGAATAAGAAAGCCTAAGGTTGTGCAAGAGAAAATAGAAGAGAAACATGAATATGAAAAGGGAGACCGTGTAAAATTATTAGACTATGATGACTTTGGAATTGTATATAAAGAAAAAGACAATTTCTTCAATGTCGTTGTGTTTTATAATGACCAATTCATTGAAGTAAACGTGAAGCGAATTTCTTTAGAAGTACAGGGAAAGGAATTATATCCAGAAGGGTATGATTTAGACACGTTGTTTGTGGATTATAAAGAACGGAAAATGCAGCATGATATAGAGCGTGGATCGAAAAAAGCGCTGCGTAAAATTCAAAAAGAAATAAGAAAGAATAGAGGGTGA